The DNA region TCATCTGCAGCAAAACCGTGGTTTTGACTGGTGATCATCACGTTGCCTTTTTCAATATTGCTCACCGGATGGTTTGCACCATGATGACCAAACTTCATTTTTAAGGTTTTCGCACCAGAGGCTAAAGCAAGTAATTGATGACCTAAACAAATACCAAACACTGGAATGTCTGTTTTTAAAATTTGTTGTATGGCTTCAATTGCATAATCACATGGTTCAGGGTCGCCAGGACCATTTGATAGGAATATTCCATCAGGCTTCATGGCGAGCACATCTGCAGCAGATGTTTGCGCTGGTACTACCGTTACATCACAACCACGATCAACCAACATCCGTAAAATATTACGTTTTACACCGTAATCGTATGCGACAACTTTATACTTGAGTTCCGATTCTGGTGTTTCAGACGGTAAACCACCGACTAATTTCCAGCTACCGTTGCGCCATGTATAAGCTTTATCGGTAGTCACTTCTTTAGCTAAATCCATGCCTTTCAAGCCAGGGAATGCTTTCGCTTCCGCTAGGGCTTTTGCTTCGTCTAGGTCTCCAACCATAATACAACCGGCTTGAGCGCCTTTTTCACGCAAAATTCGAGTTAGTTTGCGAGTATCAATATCTGCAATACCAACCACATTATTTGCTTTTAAATAATCGCTTAATGATTGTTGGTTGCGGAAATTACTCGCCATAAGCGGTAAGTCACGAATAATTAAGCCACATGCATGAACCGAATCCGATTCTGTGTCTTCATCATTAGTACCTGTGTTACCGATGTGAGGATAGGTTAATGTTACTATTTGGCGTGAATATGAAGGATCCGTAAGAATCTCTTGATAACCTGTCATAGAAGTATTAAAAACAACTTCACCAACAGAGATACCGGTAGCACCAATTGCGGTGCCAGAGAATACGGTTCCATCTTCGAGTACGAGTAAGGCAGACTGTGTCAACGCGACCTCCAGAAAAGAGCCAAGCCACTTAAATTATGTGTTTTTTATTTTGTATGAATTGTCTATTTTCGATAAAATCCGAAATTTCGACAAATTCTATCGATTGTATAAGAAATTAGCTTTTACGTCTATATTTTACAGGATTGTTTTCAAAAAAAAACACCAACATTTGGTGTTTTCATTATCTAATTAAATCCTAATACTTGTTGCATGTCATACAGACCAGCATTTTGATCTGAGAGCCAAAAAGCCGCCCTCATCGCCCCATTAGCAAAAGTCATTCGACTCGATGCTTTATGGGTTATTTCCAAGCGTTCGCCTATATCAGCGAACATAGCGGTATGTTCACCGACAATATCTCCGGCACGAACCGTTGCAAAACCAATGGTATTACGATCGCGTTCACCAGTAATGCCTTCTCGCCCATAAACTGCACATTCATCTAAATCACGGCCTAATACTTC from Shewanella polaris includes:
- the carA gene encoding glutamine-hydrolyzing carbamoyl-phosphate synthase small subunit translates to MEVALTQSALLVLEDGTVFSGTAIGATGISVGEVVFNTSMTGYQEILTDPSYSRQIVTLTYPHIGNTGTNDEDTESDSVHACGLIIRDLPLMASNFRNQQSLSDYLKANNVVGIADIDTRKLTRILREKGAQAGCIMVGDLDEAKALAEAKAFPGLKGMDLAKEVTTDKAYTWRNGSWKLVGGLPSETPESELKYKVVAYDYGVKRNILRMLVDRGCDVTVVPAQTSAADVLAMKPDGIFLSNGPGDPEPCDYAIEAIQQILKTDIPVFGICLGHQLLALASGAKTLKMKFGHHGANHPVSNIEKGNVMITSQNHGFAADETTLPANIKVTHKSLFDGSLQGIHLTDKPAFSFQGHPEASPGPTDAAPLFDHFIELIEQYRQHAK